aagtgaaaagctACAACTTATCCATCCATTGAGATTCTCAGGGATTTGGCTGGTTGGCCTTTTGGTAGTCTCTAATTTTCTATGACCACATGAGACCATGACTATGACCATGCTTATTATATCAGCCATATTTCAAGATATTGACTAGCAGTTACAACTGTATTTTTACTTTGACTAGTTTTAGTCTGGATACAAAAGTTTTTTACACACCACATCTAGTTGAATTTAACTTGGGATActaataaaaatcacaaattcaatTGTTTTGGTCCAATCATTATCAAACAGCAATTTGGGTAGGCCTCTCTACTTATGATAAatcccatttttatttttacagtcAAGAGGACTACTGATTTCTTCAAATagattaagaaattaataaccGTCCAAGAAATTATTGAATGTTGCTTTTTATGACCTTCTTAAACGTTTCTTTTTCTGAAACTAGCCTTGCTAAATCTCcaactacttaaaaaaaaaaaaatcggtgtGTGTTGCTTTTGATGGATTGCTTTACAAAATTCCAATGGGTTCACTGAATTTTGTGTTTTGGAAGCATGCTAGcaattttgaattataaatCGCTAAAGTAATCATAGAGACAGATAAATAAGTACCCCATTTAATAAGACGACACCATCAAATTTAAAATCACCTGAAGTTTATGCGTTAGATTCATCCATTGAAAGCATGCTAGcaattttgaattataaatCGCTAAACTAATCATATTATCATTGGTTGTTGTTAAACTAACAACCAAACCacccaaataaaccaaatagaGACAAATAAATAAGTACCCCATTTACTAAAAAGACACCATCAAATTTAAAATCACCTGAAGTTTATGCGTTAGATTCATCCATTGAAAGCGAATAAATTATTGGAATCTTGGAGAATAAACTTCCTTATTAACTAAGGAGACTTGttttaatcattaattaattcTGTCATCAAGGATTGGGTCAACACAAGTGGCAAAATCGATGGCATGTTGGTAAATAAGTGAAACTCAGAGGTGTTTATTGGAGATCCTTTCCTTACCTTAGTTtttcaaaagttcaaaattgagctttttctccttcttcttcctcctcttgaAGCAGTTTaaggaacaacaaaaaaacaaaacagagactttgatttaaaaaaaaaaaccctaatttttcaaGAAACCCTCAAATTCCAGACCATATCTTCTCAAACCCTCAATCAAGTTTCAAACTCTCTCTATGTAAATGCATCTGAAGAAATCATCAGTAACAGAGCGACGATTCATCGGGAAAGAAGGTTCCGATCAGAGCCCAGATAAGCCCATTGATTCAGGCGGTGGCCTCACTTTGTATAATAACAATCCGCAAGATCATCTCACGGTTGATATCCCAATCTCGACTCCGCACAAAAGGTCTGTGGTGGCTCAACCGTCTAACATCTCCGCCGCCGCCGTCGATCGTTTCCGAAGAGGACGCACAAGGGCGCGATTGGGATCGGTTTCTTCATTTTCCCCGACGAACCTTTTGTCTTTTCTCTCTTCGTGTCGTCCTGTGATTGTTCGGTTCTTGAGGAAGCTCTTACGCCATATCCTTCGAGCACGTTTGATTTGTTTCCATCTTcgtttcttgcttcttctcgcTGTTCCTCCTTTATACATCTTCTTCCTTGTGATCAACCTTCGTATCTTTCTTCGTCTCATCTTTGCGCTTATCGCTTtatctttcatcttctccatctctctcaGTTTCGCTCTTCCTCACTTACCTTCAATTCGTCTTTTCGTCGCTCGATTGCTGACTTTATTCCCCGCGAGTTTCTCTTCCTCTCAGCCGAGCAGCACGAACCAAGTTGTTTGGTCTATTGGGTCGAAGCCAGTTTCGGAATAAGACAAATTCAGGATCTTGGGTTCAGAAGTTTGGAAGCGATGATGTCTATGAAGGAGAGTTTCATAAAGGGAAGTGTTCAGGAAGTGGAGTTTATTACTATTCCATGAAAGGCAAATATGAAGGTGAGTGGATTGATGGGAAATATGATGGTTATGGAGTTGAAACATGGGCTAAAGGAAGTAGGTATCGAGGTCAGTATAGGTTAGGGTTAAGACATGGAATTGGAGTCTATACGTTTTATACTGGAGATGTATATGCTGGTGAGTGGTCCAATGGGCAGTGCCATGGGTGTGGTGTTTATACCTCTGAGGATGGAAGCAGATACGATGGAGAGTTTAAATGGGGTGTCAAACATGGCATTGGTTGTTACCATTTCAGGTTtgcattatttttgttttactctttATTGCCTTTTTACTCTGGTCTGTCATTTGAGTTTCTGGAATATGGTTGTGCTTTGACCTGTGTTGGTGTTCTTACTCCAAAATCACATACGCTGTTGACGTAGAGTTAAGTGAGAATCTGAATCTTAATGATGTATCTGGTTTTCAAGATCTAGTTTTCACAGAATAAAGTTGTGTACTGAATAAAGTTTTCAAGATCTAGTTTTCACAGAATAAAGTTGTGTACTGAGTTATGGTGGTGTATTAGGTTCATGTATATGTTGCTTGTCTGAGTGTGTTTCCGACATTGAGTTCCATTGTTTTAAAAGGGTCTTTTCCTTTTATTGTGGCCCTTGTTCACCTTTGGATCAATTGTGAATCTGTGAAAAGGCTTTGAATTTGCTTTCGGTCATTTGATGAATAATTGGCTTGTGTTTCCTTTTCAACACGTTTAGCGGAACATCAAAGTTTAGGCTTCTCTGTTACTGCATTAGCATTGATCTTAAGCAACTGCATGAAGCACTGGCGGGTCAAATGTGCTGTAGTTGTATCATGGCTTTAAAGCTTGTATATTTATCTTGGACTTATTGCAGAAATGGAGATTCATATGCTGGGGAGTATTTTGCAGACAAGATGCATGGTTTTGGAGTGTATCAATTCGGGAATGGGCATAAGTATGAAGGAGCTTGGCATGAGGGAAGAAGGCAAGGACTCGGTATGTATACTTTCAGGACTGGTGAGACACAGGCAGGTCACTGGGAAGACGGCATTCTGAGTTGTGCTAGCGAGCAGACAATCCGCCCTGGTTCATCTTTTACCATCAGCCATTCTAAAGTTGTTGATACCGTTGAGGTAAGTAAACTAGtagttttttatcttttatgcTGCCAACATCATAACAAATACACACTAGAATCTTCAATGACCAACTTGTTCTCTCTTTTTCGCATTGGTTCATTCGTTAGCAAGCAAGGAAAGCAGCTGAGAAAGCACATGAAGTTGTGAAACTGGAGGAGAGAATCAAGAGAGTGGTGATGGCTGCAAACAGAGCAGCGAATGCGGCTAGAGTAGCAGCTGTGAAGGCTGTCCAAGCACAAACCTTTCACAGGAATGGTAGTGATCTTGGAACCGTATGATGACATCTCATACTCATGGGGCAggatagtttttatttttccatccaTGAGCAAAGCTTAGTTTTAAACTGTAGATATAATAAGCCAGTTATTGTGTTAGCCAAAAAGAGATCCTtgtaaatcaacaaaacattgGGTCTGCTTCATGGAATGCAATTGACAAGTGACAAACAACTATGTATAGCCAAAATACCCATCTTCATTACATAATCAGAAAACTGGTCTAGCATCAATCTTATATACAAGAAGGAAAAATAGTGAATCTGGTATTGAAAAATGTGTGTGATGAGACAAGAAAGAAGTCTAGCTCTCAGTTTGCTCTCTGAGCCTCCTGATGGTACTCCTAACAGTGACAGCACTGGCGGTATTCATAGTGTAGGCACCACCAGCCTTAACTTTGCCACAGTCTTTACATCCCCAGATTCCAACAGCCGTCCTCTTAACAGCATACTTGCCACAGAACTCGCAGAAGTATTTGAAGCGGCGGATAGAGAGATCGACTTGAAGCGGCGGCTGAAATGTGAGTAACACCAACAGCAAAAACCTTTGATAGAGAGGGGAGACGTTTTGTAATGTAGCCTACTGGATCATGGTTTAACCCACACCAATCTTTAATTAAATTGGATTCGGGTTTACTCAAGTCAATTTCATAAAAGTTAAACAAAATGTAAGAGTGTGGACCGTTGGATCCGGAGAGGTGAGCAATCCGACGTTCCAGATTAATACGATTTCTCTCTACTGACGAACGACGTAGTGGCGGGTCCCACTGAATTTTTATACGGTAATCGCAgggtttttttcaaaatctgtCTCACTTTTCGTCCCTTCGAGCCCAAATCAAATGGCTAAAAAATAGCTTTAGAAATCGATCccacaagaacaaacaaaaaaaaaaaatattgtcgcagagaaattaggaaaaaaaaaaaaaaaaaNNNNNNNNNNNNNNNNNNNNNNNNNNNNNNNNNNNNNNNNNNNNNNNNNNNNNNNNNNNNNNNNNNNNNNNNNNNNNNNNNNNNNNNNNNNNNNNNNNNNNNNNNNNNNNNNNNNNNNNNNNNNNNNNNNNNNNNNNNNNNNNNNNNNNNNNNNNNNNNNNNNNNNNNNNNNNNNNNNNNNNNNNNNNNNNNNNNNNNNNNNNNNNNNNNNNNNNNNNNNNNNNNNNNNNNNNNNNNNNNNNNNNNNNNNNNNNNNNNNNNNNNNNNNNNNNNNNNNNNNaaaaaaaaaaaaaaaaaactacgtgTAGGGGAAGGAGAGAGAGCTTTGTGCTCggagatttttgattttgtgtctcTCTTCGTTATCGATTTTGAAAACATCCACATTGGTGTCGTAGAtctgaagaaaacaataaaattcccACACGGGTTTGGTTATCACGATTGTGCGCGTTTTGTTGTTCGGTGACCTTGACATCGcgatttctatttctttttgtttgtttgtttgtttgttggagGTCTCACGACGAACTAAGTGATTCAATTATCCAGATCCATACGGATCTAAATCTCGGCGAGTTGATTCCGTGGGTCGACATAGATCTGATAAAAGAGggcatttgaattttttttagagatGGATCCAATCTCTGCGGTTAGCGAAGAGCTGGCTGAGATCGAAGGACAAATCAATGACATTTTCCGTGCTTTATCGTGAGAATCAACCCAACCccctcattcttcttcttcctttttgttttttttggggatttttttcgtgtttatgtataatttttgttttgatatttggttgttgttatcACCAGAAATGGATTCCAGAAGCTGGAGAAGATCAAAGATTCTAGCAGGCAAAGTAGGCAGCTCGAAGAACTCACTGACAAAATGCGTGACTGTAAAAGGTTATTAcattgatcttcttcttcttcttcttctcttattgaATCTTGTTATAAATTccatctgatgatgatgatgatgatgatgatgatgatgatgacgataccttcttcttcttcgtctttgcaGCCTTATTAAAGATTTTGATAAGGAAGTTAAAAGTCTTGAAAGTGGAAACGATGCCAACACTAACCGTATGCTTAACGATCGACGACAATCTatggtatatattattattattattcacttcttctttttcacctgtttttttttatatgacaTTTGGTGAGGTCTGTTTAATGTTTGTGTTCTTCTTATACAGGTCAAGGAACTGAATTCATATGTTGCTCTTAAGAAGAAGTGAGTGATGTTTATAATAATGTCTACAAGACTACAAGtacattgatttttatttgtgttaATAATGGTGATTTGATGATATTAATGAGGATGGGTTGTACAGATACTCATCTAAcctagcaagcaataacaaGCGAGTAGATCTTTTCGATGGACCCGGTGAAGAACACATGGAAGAGAATGTCTTACTTGCTTCAAGTAAGCCTTTTAAATCTCGTTATTTTGCAACCAACCAACTATGACTACGAGATATATTTATTGCACATTATTTAGATCTTTGATTACACCTACCAAGAGTATTTACTGGAAACTTAATCATTGTCAGACATGTCCAATCAAGAGCTTATGGATAAAGGAAACTCAATGATGGATGACACAGATCAAGCTATTGAGAGGGGGAAAAAGGTCCTTTTTTCAGattctttcaaaatatatatatatatatcattgccTCCAGAAATTTCAGTCTAATAATGTTTCATAAAGCTGTTGTGATGTGCCAATATCTGATAACTTTTGTCCATTTTACCATCTTCACTAAAGCAAAAAATCTCACTGCATTTTCTGTGGCTTTGACAACAGATTGTTCAAGAGACTATAAATGTTGGAACAGATACTTCAGCAGCTCTTAAGGCTCAGGTTTGTAGTTAGCCCACACTTATTGTGCTTCTACCTGAATCTCTTTTTTCCAACATTATGtgtaaaaaaatttgagaattaAGATGTAAGATAGTTTACCGTATCCTTTTGCAGACTGACCAAATGAGTAGAGTTGTCAATGAGCTTGATTCTATTCATTTCTCACTAAAGAAAGCCTCCAAGCTTGTCAAGGAAATTGGTAGGCAGGTTAGTCTCGAAaatcttcttatttctttttttttatcattcctAGTTTATCCCCACCTCCTTCTTGTCCCGTTTACTTACTTTCTGCCCTTCCTCTCTCAGGTTGCCACTGACAAATGTATTATGGCATTTCTTTTCCTTATCGTCATTGGTGTCATAGCAATCATTATCGTCAAGGTACCTCTTAActcctttcttttttaaatgtGCACACACATTCGGATACTTGTTTGAGCTGAATAGATATCTCTgttcatcattatttttttcatggTTATAATGAGGTAAAGGTTTTAGACTTTTCTGGAAACCATGTCGATCGAAGAACGTATAAAACGCACATATACCcacaatttttctttctctggttATTCAATTATGGAATGCTTAAATTGTCTCCTTTGTCGTTTATTTGATCTCTGAACTATATTTGTTTCCAAACACTTGTATTGTGCTCACGTTATCATACAcgtaacttcttcttctcttttgtataGATTGTGAACCCAAACAACAAAGACATCCGCGACATACCGGGCTTAGCTCCACCAGCGATGAACAGACGTTTGCTCTGGATCCATTactgaaaggaaaaaaatatctcGCTTTCACGCCATTCAAAATACTGGTAAATTTTTTTGTCCCATACACTTCTTGGTCCTCCCTACCCTAAGTCCATGTTGTAGTAGATGAAACGCCTCATCTGAGTACTTAACCAGTTTCTATTCACATGGCTCTTGGCTGCTGCGCATTGAGTAGTCAAAGGAATCAAATTCCCCTTTCGTTAAAATCCCTGAATgaaaaccatcttttttttttagctcatGCGTTTGTAAAAGGATGACTCTTTGTGTTATATATCATACTATGTacgagtattttttttaaaacgtcGTCTCTGTTGACCTGGCAATAAAACTTGTTCCTCTGTTTCACTGATTTATGTTGGAAGTTGTAACTGAGTTGTATCATATTCGATATTAGTATGACTTGACTCTTACTTATTATTAGCTCTGCGCAGAAAGTGTCTGGTTCTTTCGCAAAGCTAAATAGGGATATTGAATAGTCTTTTAGTAGTTCAAAAAAtggttgtaagttgtaacaaacAAGGACAAATAATGATTCTGTAAGCTCTAGCAAAtcatttgtttgattatttaaGATTGATAAAGttttcatttataaattattaggagttaaataaaatataattctatCAGTGTAGATTAcataaaaattttgaatgttCTTTTTATCtacatacaaataaattttttaactaaattacCTCCCACGTAATACCGAGTCAGTAGTAATCTACAAAACGCAACGGATCGAGAATCATGGCATATAATCCGGAGCTGATGAGTTAAGCTGTAGTTAGTTACACTAACCAAGGGTTATGGTTAAGACTTAAGATGAGTGGGGCTTACTAGTGGCTTTATctaatcaaaattacaaaaaagttaaaacctttttctatctctctctctctccttcacaTCAAGCAACAGAGATTCAGAAAAATGCGAGAAAGCGAATCAAAACGCGACAAAACTCAAGAGCGGTTGTGGTGCTTcgatgaaggaggaggaggcagCGTTTGGCAGAAATGCTCAAGACACGACCTGTCCGAACGCGGTTTCGTCTGCGTTGGCGGCGTTTGTCCTTACTGCCTCCACGAACGCCTCTCATCTCTGTGCCCTGACTGTGCCCACGATCTCCCCTGTTCGTGTGCTCCACGCGCCTCCGTCTCCTCCGCCGGTGGATGCGGTAACGTTCCGTTCGCCGGTATCGGTACGGTCGGCCGCGTTGCCAACTTGATCGAATGCGAGCCGGCGTTTCGGAGGTCGACATCGATCGCGGTTCCGTATTTCTGGTCTGCTAAACCGGAACCGGATTCGGAAACCGGGTCGGATGTCAAACCTAGTCGTGGACGTTGGCTATGGAGACTGTTCATAGGAAACAAGAAGGGAGACACGAAAACGAAGGCTGCTACCACGGTCATGAAGAAGTCTAAATCCGACGCCGGAGAGGTGCTATTATCTCCGGCGCCGGTGACGAGCAAAGGGAGTGGTTGGTACTTTCCAAGTCCGATTAATGTTTTCAGGCAATCAAAGATTATTTTTCAACAACGATCTCCTTTGTACAGAGGCTAATTGTtaaagttctttctttttttagtatgtgtgtttttttttaattttttttcttttacgtaTACGTTGATTTGTATATCTTTTCATCATGAAAATGTTAGATGTTACATGAAAATATGGATATGCTTGATGTTTAGGTCATTTTCATTTACCGATGGGTTTCTAAAGAATTCACAATATTGTTTCCTACTAATTAATTGAggttatatatcattatttacGTAACTAGGGTTAGAAGGAattgactttttaaaatcatattccCAAGTTTATTGTTTTTGCTGGCTACTGTTTTAGCATCATGCTCTTTGTAATGAAGGTTCAGCCTG
The sequence above is drawn from the Camelina sativa cultivar DH55 chromosome 4, Cs, whole genome shotgun sequence genome and encodes:
- the LOC104781918 gene encoding novel plant SNARE 11-like, which gives rise to MDPISAVSEELAEIEGQINDIFRALSNGFQKLEKIKDSSRQSRQLEELTDKMRDCKSLIKDFDKEVKSLESGNDANTNRMLNDRRQSMVKELNSYVALKKKYSSNLASNNKRVDLFDGPGEEHMEENVLLASNMSNQELMDKGNSMMDDTDQAIERGKKIVQETINVGTDTSAALKAQTDQMSRVVNELDSIHFSLKKASKLVKEIGRQVATDKCIMAFLFLIVIGVIAIIIVKIVNPNNKDIRDIPGLAPPAMNRRLLWIHY
- the LOC104781919 gene encoding uncharacterized protein LOC104781919, producing MRESESKRDKTQERLWCFDEGGGGSVWQKCSRHDLSERGFVCVGGVCPYCLHERLSSLCPDCAHDLPCSCAPRASVSSAGGCGNVPFAGIGTVGRVANLIECEPAFRRSTSIAVPYFWSAKPEPDSETGSDVKPSRGRWLWRLFIGNKKGDTKTKAATTVMKKSKSDAGEVLLSPAPVTSKGSGWYFPSPINVFRQSKIIFQQRSPLYRG